Proteins found in one Triticum aestivum cultivar Chinese Spring chromosome 4D, IWGSC CS RefSeq v2.1, whole genome shotgun sequence genomic segment:
- the LOC123096506 gene encoding uncharacterized protein, with the protein MAYRRKQQGPVASDDRRTPQPQSLAASSYNYTSMDSMREPKVGLWGALARKAKGILDEDAAAHKFDDHGKVQSATRKPNLSDGAQAPQSRWPFDSYGGTERSEPRKRSEALAASVNQFGGRIRNALEEGLIIVDNKTSNIIEETKKIQIRRKPDSSSLHMQNPAADAFPPPSFTLNKAEAAQETQLKASRDVANAMAAKAKLVLRELKTVKADLAFAKQRCTQLEEENKMLRETKQKGVKIEEDDDLIRMQLETLLAEKSRLAQENSMYARENRFLREIVDFHQFAAHNVVSFADGNMKDSKLEEDTNRAYTENMFPVVEAYLAQEEVSPVPSRPDSPILSQGESSSPVSIISVDNAANSPRNALKPNELVPDKD; encoded by the exons ATGGCCTACCGCCGGAAGCAGCAGGGGCCCGTCGCCTCCGACGACCGCCGGACTCCCCAACCCCAG AGTTTGGCTGCTTCGTCGTACAACTACACGTCGATGGATAGCATGCGTGAGCCTAAGGTTGGATTGTGGGGAGCATTGGCAAGAAAGGCCAAGGGGATTCTCGATGAGGATGCTGCTGCTCACAAGTTCGATGACCATGGGAAAGTTCAAAGTGCCACTCGCAAGCCCAACTTATCGGATGGAGCTCAG GCCCCTCAATCTCGTTGGCCATTCGACAGCTATGGAGGGACAGAAAGGAGCGAACCGCGGAAGAGGTCAGAGGCACTTGCCGCTTCTGTCAACCAGTTTGGTGGAAGAATCAGAAACGCCTTGGAG GAAGGTCTCATTATTGTTGATAATAAGACATCAAACATCATcgaggaaacaaagaagatacaaATTAGAAGAAAGCCTGACAGTTCCAGTTTGCATATGCAGAATCCTGCTGCAGATGCATTCCCCCCTCCGAGTTTCACACTGAATAAAGCTGAGGCAGCCCAGGAGACCCAGTTAAAAGCTTCTCGCGAC GTTGCTAATGCGATGGCTGCTAAAGCAAAACTTGTACTTCGTGAACTAAAAACCGTTAAAGCGGACCTAGCCTTTGCGAAGCAGCGCTGCACTCAGCTAGAAGAAGAGAACAAAATGTTGCGTGAAACTAAGCAGAAAGGGGTCAAAATTGAAGAGGATGATGACCTG ATCCGCATGCAACTGGAGACATTACTCGCCGAGAAATCAAGGCTGGCACAGGAGAACTCCATGTATGCCCGTGAAAATCGCTTCCTGCGTGAAATAGTAGATTTTCACCAGTTCGCCGCCCACAATGTCGTCTCCTTTGCTGATGGCAATATGAAAGACAGCAAGCTAGAAGAAGATACCAATCGCGCATACACTGAAAACATGTTTCCGGTGGTTGAAGCCTATTTAGCTCAGGAAGAAGTATCTCCTGTCCCCTCGAGACCGGATTCTCCGATCCTCAGCCAAGGCGAGTCATCATCCCCAGTATCCATCATTTCTGTAGATAATGCTGCTAATTCGCCGAGGAACGCCTTGAAGCCAAATGAGTTGGTGCCTGACAAAGATTGA